The following proteins are encoded in a genomic region of Micromonospora olivasterospora:
- a CDS encoding heavy metal translocating P-type ATPase, whose product MTLPARPLRVAPNRIELAIGGMTCASCAARIEKKLNRMDGVTATVNYATEKAAVSYPDGVTPDDLIATVEKTGYTAAVPPPPAPAGVEREATEPADELRGLRTRLWVSVALTVPVIVLAMVPAWQFDYWQWLSLTLAAPVVAYGGLPLHRAAWINLRHGAATMDTLVSIGTLAAFGWSLWALFLGDAGMPGMTHPFRLDITRTDGAGNIYLETAAGVTAFILAGRYFEARSKRTAGAALRALLELGARDVAVLRGGVETRIPVDQLAVGDRFVVRPGEKIATDGVVDEGTSAVDASMLTGESVPVEVGPGDTVVGATVNAGGRLVVTATRIGGDTQLAQMARLVEQAQTGKAAVQRLADRISGVFVPIVIALAVGALGWWLGAGAGPTAAFTAAVAVLIIACPCALGLATPTALLVGTGRGAQLGILIKGPEVLESTRRVDTVVLDKTGTVTTGRMTLVDVLPADGEDAAELLRLAGALEAASEHPIARAVAAGAAEDGPLAPVTGFANAEGLGVTGTVDGREVTVGRPRLLRERGLDVPEEVARAVTDAEAAGRTAVLAGWDGGARGVLAVADVVKPTSAAAVAGLRALGLAPVLLTGDNAIVARAVAAEVGIDEVIAEVLPADKVDVVRRLQAEGRTVAMVGDGINDAAALAQADLGLAMGTGTDVAIEASDLTLVRGDLTAAVDAIRLSRRTLAIIKGNLFWAFAYNVAALPLAAAGLLNPMIAGAAMAFSSVFVVANSLRLRRFRAVA is encoded by the coding sequence ATGACTTTGCCCGCGAGACCGTTGCGGGTCGCGCCGAACCGGATCGAGCTGGCGATCGGCGGGATGACCTGCGCGTCGTGCGCCGCCCGGATCGAGAAGAAGCTCAACCGGATGGACGGCGTGACGGCCACGGTCAACTACGCCACCGAGAAGGCCGCCGTCTCGTACCCCGACGGCGTCACCCCGGACGACCTGATCGCCACCGTCGAGAAGACCGGCTACACGGCCGCCGTGCCGCCGCCCCCGGCGCCCGCCGGTGTCGAGCGGGAAGCCACCGAGCCGGCGGACGAGCTGCGCGGGCTGCGTACCCGGCTGTGGGTGTCGGTCGCGCTGACCGTGCCGGTGATCGTGCTCGCCATGGTCCCGGCCTGGCAGTTCGACTACTGGCAGTGGCTGTCGCTGACGCTGGCCGCCCCGGTGGTGGCCTACGGGGGCCTGCCCCTCCACCGGGCCGCGTGGATCAACCTGCGGCACGGCGCGGCGACGATGGACACCCTCGTCTCGATCGGCACCCTCGCCGCGTTCGGCTGGTCGCTCTGGGCGCTGTTCCTCGGCGACGCCGGCATGCCGGGGATGACCCACCCGTTCCGCCTCGACATCACCCGCACGGACGGGGCCGGCAACATCTACCTGGAGACGGCCGCCGGGGTGACCGCGTTCATCCTCGCCGGCCGGTACTTCGAGGCCCGGTCGAAGCGCACCGCCGGTGCGGCGCTGCGGGCCCTGCTGGAGTTGGGCGCCAGGGACGTCGCCGTGCTGCGCGGCGGGGTGGAGACCCGGATCCCGGTGGACCAGCTCGCCGTGGGCGACCGGTTCGTGGTCCGCCCCGGCGAGAAGATCGCCACCGACGGGGTGGTGGACGAGGGCACGTCGGCCGTCGACGCCAGCATGCTCACCGGCGAGTCCGTGCCGGTCGAGGTGGGCCCGGGCGACACCGTGGTCGGTGCGACCGTGAACGCCGGCGGCCGGCTGGTGGTGACCGCGACCCGGATCGGCGGCGACACCCAGCTCGCCCAGATGGCGCGGCTGGTCGAGCAGGCGCAGACCGGCAAGGCGGCCGTGCAGCGGCTGGCCGACCGGATCTCCGGGGTGTTCGTGCCGATCGTGATCGCCCTCGCCGTCGGCGCGCTGGGCTGGTGGCTGGGCGCCGGGGCCGGGCCGACGGCCGCGTTCACCGCCGCCGTCGCGGTGCTGATCATCGCCTGCCCGTGCGCGCTCGGCCTGGCCACCCCGACCGCGCTGCTCGTCGGCACCGGGCGGGGCGCGCAGCTCGGGATCCTGATCAAGGGGCCGGAGGTGCTGGAGTCCACCCGCCGGGTGGACACGGTGGTGCTGGACAAGACCGGCACCGTGACCACCGGCCGGATGACCCTGGTCGACGTGCTGCCCGCCGACGGCGAGGACGCCGCCGAGCTGCTGCGGCTGGCCGGGGCGCTGGAGGCGGCCAGCGAGCACCCGATCGCCCGGGCGGTCGCCGCCGGGGCGGCCGAGGACGGCCCGCTCGCCCCGGTCACCGGCTTCGCCAACGCCGAGGGGCTGGGCGTCACCGGGACGGTCGACGGCCGCGAGGTGACCGTCGGCCGGCCGCGACTGCTGCGCGAGCGCGGACTCGACGTACCGGAGGAGGTCGCGCGGGCCGTGACCGACGCGGAGGCCGCCGGCCGGACGGCGGTGCTGGCCGGCTGGGACGGCGGCGCCCGGGGTGTGCTCGCGGTGGCCGACGTGGTCAAACCGACCAGCGCGGCGGCGGTCGCCGGGCTGCGCGCGCTCGGCCTGGCCCCGGTACTGCTCACCGGCGACAACGCCATCGTGGCCCGGGCCGTGGCGGCCGAGGTCGGCATCGACGAGGTGATCGCCGAGGTGCTGCCGGCCGACAAGGTGGACGTGGTCCGGCGGCTCCAGGCCGAGGGGCGGACGGTGGCGATGGTCGGCGACGGGATCAACGACGCGGCCGCGCTCGCCCAGGCCGACCTGGGGCTGGCGATGGGCACGGGCACCGACGTGGCGATCGAGGCGAGCGACCTGACCCTGGTCCGGGGCGACCTGACCGCCGCGGTCGACGCGATCCGCCTGTCCCGCCGCACGCTGGCGATCATCAAGGGCAACCTGTTCTGGGCCTTCGCCTACAACGTGGCCGCCCTGCCCCTGGCCGCCGCCGGCCTGCTCAACCCGATGATCGCGGGCGCGGCGATGGCCTTCTCCTCGGTCTTCGTCGTCGCCAACAGCCTCCGCCTGCGCCGCTTCCGCGCCGTGGCGTGA
- a CDS encoding DUF2786 domain-containing protein, with product MARGWQPADLARIATRRLGPAAGRLVADIAAAQRRGQPGPVPGWWDDQLAGLDATVWWDDDGGYLTAWAARQGTDRIAALRDAVEVLALVESLPPIAVLRPPPGVAGQVAAAPAGGSGSRILDRVRALLAKAESTTFPAEAEALTGKAQELMSRHSIGVALVAGTAERADLPGGVRLGTDPPYPGAKALLVQEVAAANRCESIWSDDLGFATVLGFPADLAAVELLYTSLLVQATAAMLRGRTERRGGGRRTKAYDESFLNAFALRIGERLRAAADEASREAARNEGSARLLPVLAARTDAVRERLDDLFPGVTRKRLTVSDEEGWSSGTSAADRASLAPGAGPPRPVRGGHRPAR from the coding sequence GTGGCCCGGGGCTGGCAGCCGGCGGACCTGGCGCGGATCGCGACCCGGCGGCTCGGCCCGGCGGCCGGGCGGCTCGTCGCGGACATCGCCGCAGCCCAGCGCCGCGGGCAGCCGGGCCCGGTGCCCGGCTGGTGGGACGACCAGCTCGCCGGCCTCGACGCGACCGTGTGGTGGGACGACGACGGCGGATACCTCACCGCCTGGGCCGCCCGGCAGGGCACGGACCGGATCGCGGCCCTGCGCGACGCGGTCGAGGTGTTGGCGCTGGTGGAGAGCCTGCCCCCGATCGCGGTGCTGCGCCCGCCACCCGGCGTGGCCGGGCAGGTGGCGGCGGCACCGGCCGGTGGCAGCGGCTCACGGATCCTCGACCGGGTACGCGCCCTGCTGGCCAAGGCCGAGTCGACCACCTTCCCCGCCGAGGCGGAGGCGCTGACCGGCAAGGCGCAGGAGCTGATGAGCCGGCACAGCATCGGCGTCGCCCTGGTGGCGGGGACCGCCGAGCGGGCCGACCTGCCCGGCGGGGTGCGACTCGGCACCGACCCGCCGTATCCGGGGGCGAAGGCGCTGCTCGTGCAGGAGGTCGCGGCGGCGAACCGGTGCGAGTCGATCTGGTCCGACGACCTCGGCTTCGCCACCGTGCTCGGGTTCCCGGCCGACCTGGCCGCCGTCGAACTGCTCTACACCTCGCTGCTGGTGCAGGCCACCGCCGCCATGCTGCGGGGCCGGACCGAGCGCCGGGGCGGCGGCCGGCGCACGAAGGCGTACGACGAGTCGTTCCTGAACGCGTTCGCGCTGCGGATCGGCGAGCGGCTGCGCGCGGCGGCCGACGAGGCGAGCCGGGAGGCGGCCCGGAACGAGGGCTCCGCGCGGCTGCTGCCCGTGCTGGCGGCCCGCACCGACGCGGTGCGGGAGCGCCTCGACGACCTGTTTCCCGGGGTCACCCGCAAGCGGCTGACCGTCTCGGACGAGGAGGGCTGGTCCTCGGGCACCTCGGCCGCCGACCGGGCCTCGCTGGCCCCCGGCGCAGGCCCGCCCCGCCCGGTGCGCGGCGGCCACCGTCCCGCCCGCTGA
- a CDS encoding glycosyltransferase family A protein gives MGHDRSGSAHRFVNSTEKKIMTAPKVSVVVPAYNSGPHLEKLIASLLRQSLPPGQFEAVFVDDGSTDGTGSRLDELAAAHPHLRVVHIDNSGWPSRPRNVGVAHARGEYVFFADDDDWFGDEALERLYAYAAANDADMVIGKMAGHGRSVPRELFRKNRPRATLANAPLIDSLTSHKLFRRSFLNEHQIRFPEGRRRLEDHAMVVRALLLSRRTCVLSDYVCYHHQRRQDAGNLTAHRLDPAGYFTNLREVLDIVDAHVEPGPLRDRLHRRWLRNEITSRLRGKRLLEAPEEWAAQVALESGKVIRERFAPGVAAGLPPLQRAITALAEQDRLPDLRRLAEWEAGIRVRARIDRRHVDGAVLTLAVTAALESGDQPVTLDAAHGRHRLVLPVDGLDPVLLEVSDLLARARLDVVVRRKDGGEEFFLPVDGRQLEERPCRGGVRLVHHAMARLDLSALNSGRPTGSWLLKARITENGWTVDARLPLMLHYAADGAEPVLETLRVGLRARLGRVARRLFPWPSPAAPHGRRPAART, from the coding sequence TTGGGCCACGATCGATCGGGGTCCGCCCACCGGTTCGTCAACTCGACGGAGAAGAAGATCATGACTGCTCCGAAGGTCAGTGTCGTGGTTCCGGCCTACAACTCCGGGCCGCACCTGGAGAAGCTGATCGCCTCGCTGCTGCGGCAGTCCCTGCCGCCCGGGCAGTTCGAGGCGGTCTTCGTCGACGACGGCTCCACCGACGGCACGGGGAGCCGGCTGGACGAGCTGGCCGCCGCCCACCCGCACCTGCGGGTCGTCCACATAGACAACTCCGGCTGGCCGTCCCGGCCGCGCAACGTCGGGGTCGCCCACGCCCGCGGCGAGTACGTCTTCTTCGCGGACGACGACGACTGGTTCGGCGACGAGGCACTGGAGCGCCTGTACGCCTACGCCGCCGCCAACGACGCGGACATGGTGATCGGCAAGATGGCCGGGCACGGGCGCTCGGTGCCGCGCGAGCTGTTCCGGAAGAACCGGCCCAGGGCGACGCTGGCCAACGCGCCGCTGATCGACAGCCTGACCTCGCACAAGCTGTTCCGGCGGTCCTTCCTCAACGAGCACCAGATCCGCTTCCCCGAGGGGCGCCGCCGGCTGGAGGACCACGCCATGGTGGTCCGGGCGCTGCTGCTGTCCCGGCGCACGTGCGTGCTGTCGGACTACGTCTGCTACCACCACCAACGGCGGCAGGACGCGGGAAACCTGACGGCCCACCGGCTGGATCCGGCCGGCTACTTCACCAACCTGCGCGAGGTGCTGGACATCGTCGACGCGCACGTCGAGCCGGGCCCGCTGCGCGACCGGCTGCACCGGCGCTGGCTGCGCAACGAGATCACCAGCCGGCTGCGCGGCAAGCGGCTGCTGGAGGCCCCGGAGGAGTGGGCCGCGCAGGTGGCGCTGGAGTCGGGGAAGGTGATCCGGGAGCGCTTCGCGCCGGGCGTCGCCGCCGGGCTGCCGCCGTTGCAGCGGGCGATCACCGCCCTCGCCGAGCAGGACCGGCTGCCCGACCTGCGCCGGCTCGCCGAGTGGGAGGCGGGTATCCGGGTCCGGGCCCGCATCGACCGTCGCCACGTCGACGGGGCCGTCCTCACGCTGGCCGTCACCGCCGCGCTCGAGTCCGGCGACCAGCCCGTCACGCTCGACGCCGCCCACGGCCGGCACCGGCTGGTGCTCCCCGTGGACGGCCTCGATCCGGTCCTGCTCGAGGTGAGCGACCTCCTCGCCAGGGCGCGGCTCGACGTCGTCGTCCGGCGCAAGGACGGCGGGGAGGAGTTCTTCCTGCCGGTGGACGGTCGCCAGTTGGAGGAGCGGCCCTGCCGCGGCGGGGTGCGCCTGGTCCACCACGCCATGGCCCGGCTCGACCTCTCCGCCCTGAACTCGGGGCGGCCCACGGGCAGTTGGCTGCTGAAGGCGCGGATCACCGAGAACGGCTGGACCGTCGACGCGCGGCTGCCGCTCATGCTGCACTATGCCGCCGACGGGGCCGAGCCGGTCCTGGAGACGCTCCGGGTGGGCCTGCGCGCCCGGCTGGGCCGGGTCGCCCGGCGCCTGTTCCCCTGGCCCTCTCCCGCCGCGCCCCACGGTCGCCGCCCCGCGGCTCGAACGTGA
- a CDS encoding YciI family protein, translating to MLLIWNRPGFVEGLSEEDRNAIFGGVDEIMKELTESGELVGGQALADPSQTRTVRLVGDRTEVTDGPFMESKEQFAGYLTVDCESPERAAEIAARWPDVRMGFGVLEVRPLMDDAGTEM from the coding sequence ATGCTGCTGATCTGGAACCGCCCCGGCTTCGTCGAGGGGCTGTCGGAGGAGGACCGCAACGCCATCTTCGGCGGGGTCGACGAGATCATGAAGGAGCTGACCGAGTCCGGTGAGCTGGTCGGCGGCCAGGCGCTGGCCGACCCGTCGCAGACCCGGACCGTCCGGCTGGTCGGCGACCGGACTGAGGTCACCGACGGGCCGTTCATGGAGAGCAAGGAGCAGTTCGCGGGGTACCTGACGGTGGACTGCGAGTCGCCGGAGCGGGCCGCCGAGATCGCCGCCCGCTGGCCGGACGTCCGGATGGGGTTCGGCGTACTGGAGGTCCGGCCGCTGATGGACGACGCCGGGACCGAGATGTGA
- a CDS encoding ATP-binding protein, with the protein MGSLRTSPPPPRATELQRWALGSGAELRGLRASLHEALTGHALRAGEQLDDIPERVVLVATELATNALQHGLPPTTVRLLCADDVFILDVADHDLSTVPELADTRPLGAGGRGLQLARAFSLDVGWYATSHAKHIWASFPREATHDG; encoded by the coding sequence ATGGGATCGTTGCGTACCTCGCCGCCACCGCCCCGGGCCACCGAACTCCAGCGTTGGGCGCTCGGCAGCGGCGCCGAGTTGCGCGGCCTCCGCGCGTCCCTGCACGAGGCGCTGACCGGCCACGCCCTGCGGGCCGGCGAGCAGCTCGACGACATCCCGGAGCGGGTGGTGCTGGTCGCCACCGAGCTGGCCACCAACGCCCTGCAGCACGGGCTTCCGCCGACCACCGTACGGCTGCTCTGCGCGGACGACGTGTTCATCCTCGACGTCGCCGACCACGACCTGAGCACCGTGCCCGAACTCGCCGACACCCGCCCGCTCGGCGCCGGCGGCCGGGGCCTCCAGCTCGCGCGCGCCTTCTCCCTCGACGTCGGCTGGTACGCCACCTCGCACGCGAAGCACATCTGGGCGTCCTTCCCCCGGGAGGCCACGCACGACGGGTGA
- a CDS encoding CsbD family protein: MGIDDKIANASEDAAGKLKEGAGRATDNERLEAEGRNDQAAANLKQAGEKIKDAFRS; the protein is encoded by the coding sequence ATGGGTATCGACGACAAGATCGCCAACGCTTCCGAGGACGCCGCCGGCAAGTTGAAGGAGGGCGCCGGGCGGGCCACCGACAACGAGCGGCTGGAGGCCGAGGGGCGCAACGACCAGGCCGCCGCCAACCTCAAGCAGGCCGGCGAGAAGATCAAGGACGCCTTCCGGAGCTGA
- a CDS encoding RNA polymerase sigma factor, with translation MTGPGPTVEDLLRTLAPQVLGLLVRRHGQFDACEDAVQEALLAAATQWPADGVPEHPRSWLVTVATRRLTDAWRSERARRDREVAVAVREPAYAGVAPPPDEEPPAGDDTLRLLFLCCHPALNRPAQVALTLRAVGGLTTAQIARAYLVPEATMSQRIRRAKQRIEAAGARFAMPSPAERDERLRAVVQVLYLVFNEGYTASSGPDLRRAELTGEAIRLARELHRLLPDDGEVAGLLALMLLTDAHRAARTGPDGELVPLAEQDRGRWNRTEIEEGTALVTEALTWSPPGPYQLQAAIAAVHAEAPSAAETDWRQITALYRLLARVAPNPMVTLNQAAAVAMADGPRAGLALLAPLDDDERTAGHHRLYAVRAHLLELAGELAAAREAYLAAARATTSLPEQRYLEVRAARLADRR, from the coding sequence GTGACCGGTCCCGGCCCGACCGTCGAGGACCTGCTGCGCACGCTCGCGCCGCAGGTCCTCGGCCTGCTCGTCCGCCGGCACGGGCAGTTCGACGCCTGCGAGGACGCCGTGCAGGAGGCCCTGCTGGCCGCCGCGACCCAGTGGCCCGCCGACGGTGTGCCGGAGCACCCCCGGTCGTGGCTGGTCACCGTGGCGACCCGCCGGCTCACCGACGCCTGGCGCAGCGAGCGCGCCCGCCGGGACCGCGAGGTCGCGGTGGCCGTCCGCGAGCCGGCGTACGCGGGAGTCGCCCCGCCACCCGACGAGGAGCCGCCGGCCGGCGACGACACGCTGCGGCTGCTGTTCCTGTGCTGCCACCCGGCGCTGAACCGGCCGGCGCAGGTGGCGCTGACGCTGCGCGCGGTGGGCGGGCTGACCACCGCGCAGATCGCCCGCGCGTACCTGGTGCCCGAGGCGACCATGAGCCAGCGCATCCGGCGGGCCAAGCAGCGGATCGAGGCGGCCGGCGCCCGGTTCGCCATGCCGTCGCCCGCCGAGCGGGACGAGCGGTTGCGCGCCGTGGTCCAGGTGCTCTACCTGGTGTTCAACGAGGGGTACACGGCGTCCAGCGGGCCGGACCTGCGGCGCGCCGAGCTGACCGGGGAGGCGATCCGGCTGGCCCGGGAGCTGCACCGGCTGCTGCCCGACGACGGCGAGGTTGCCGGGCTGCTGGCGCTGATGCTGCTCACCGACGCGCACCGGGCGGCGCGGACCGGGCCGGACGGCGAGCTGGTCCCGCTGGCCGAGCAGGACCGCGGCCGGTGGAACCGGACCGAGATCGAGGAGGGGACCGCCCTGGTCACCGAGGCGCTGACCTGGTCGCCGCCGGGGCCGTACCAGCTCCAGGCGGCCATCGCGGCGGTGCACGCCGAGGCGCCGAGCGCCGCCGAGACCGACTGGCGGCAGATCACGGCCCTGTACCGGCTGCTGGCCCGGGTCGCCCCGAACCCGATGGTCACCCTCAACCAGGCCGCCGCGGTGGCCATGGCGGACGGTCCGCGGGCCGGGCTGGCCCTGCTCGCCCCGCTGGACGACGACGAACGCACGGCCGGGCACCACCGGCTTTACGCCGTCCGGGCCCACCTGCTGGAGCTGGCCGGCGAGCTGGCCGCCGCCAGGGAGGCGTACCTGGCGGCGGCCCGGGCCACGACGAGCCTGCCGGAACAGCGCTACCTGGAGGTGCGAGCGGCCCGGCTGGCCGATCGGCGATAG